A stretch of Corynebacterium timonense DNA encodes these proteins:
- a CDS encoding trehalose-phosphatase, translating to MTTLDLALRTLAEAESLLVCLDFDGTISEIVPDPAAARAHPAALAAIRDLSALPRTQVAVLSGRHLDGLRSVFPLGDPVVLVGSHGAETTAGGPQLTPDDRAFLHRIEATLADIAEPPASVEVKPYQRVLHVAALAETDPGRAESLLRRALAIDAGGRPVIAGRNVVEFSALETTKGSWLAGYKQGFSATLMAGDDTTDETALAVLGQGDVGIKVGPKPSVAPLRVSTVAEMAGVLTDLAAARAGR from the coding sequence ATGACGACACTCGATCTGGCCCTTCGCACGCTCGCCGAGGCGGAATCTCTCCTCGTCTGCCTCGACTTCGACGGCACGATCTCGGAGATCGTCCCCGACCCCGCCGCAGCGCGCGCCCACCCCGCGGCACTCGCCGCGATCCGCGACCTCAGCGCGCTGCCGCGCACCCAGGTGGCGGTGCTCAGCGGGCGCCACCTCGACGGGCTGCGCAGCGTCTTCCCGCTCGGCGACCCGGTCGTCCTCGTCGGCTCCCACGGCGCCGAGACCACCGCGGGCGGGCCACAGCTCACCCCCGATGATCGGGCCTTTTTGCACCGCATCGAAGCCACCCTCGCCGATATCGCCGAGCCGCCCGCCTCCGTGGAAGTCAAGCCGTACCAGCGCGTCCTCCACGTCGCCGCGCTCGCAGAGACGGACCCGGGGCGCGCCGAGTCCTTGCTGCGCCGCGCCTTGGCTATCGACGCGGGCGGCCGGCCGGTGATCGCCGGGCGCAACGTCGTGGAGTTCTCCGCGCTCGAAACCACCAAGGGCAGCTGGCTCGCAGGCTACAAACAGGGCTTTAGCGCTACCCTCATGGCCGGCGACGACACCACGGACGAGACGGCCCTGGCCGTGCTTGGGCAGGGCGACGTGGGCATCAAAGTCGGCCCGAAGCCCTCCGTCGCGCCGCTGCGTGTGAGCACCGTGGCCGAGATGGCCGGCGTTCTCACAGACCTCGCGGCCGCTCGCGCGGGGCGCTGA
- a CDS encoding metal ABC transporter permease produces the protein MTELLSDALEQTRYLLTFDFVHDSLIASALLGVLSGVIAPLVILRKMSFGVHATSELALMGAAIALFFGVSLPLGAVAGSVAAALLLVAFGMRGGNDAAVGVVMAFGMGISVLFLYLYPGNSTIAMSLLTGQIVGVTGAGVRSLAIATVFVVVAVAIMWRPLVFASADPDVAAAAGVRVRLVAAAFAVLLGIAAAETVQIVGALLVMSLLIAPGASAVAITANPLAAVAWSVLFAEVAAVGGILLSLAPGLPVSVMVSFISFAIYLVCRLVGGRRARRIQATG, from the coding sequence GTGACCGAGCTTCTCTCCGACGCCCTGGAGCAGACGCGCTACCTGCTCACCTTCGATTTCGTCCACGACTCGCTGATCGCCTCCGCCCTCCTCGGCGTCCTCTCCGGCGTGATCGCCCCGCTCGTGATCCTGCGCAAGATGTCCTTCGGCGTCCACGCGACCTCGGAGCTGGCGCTGATGGGCGCGGCCATCGCGCTGTTTTTCGGCGTGAGCCTGCCGCTCGGGGCCGTGGCCGGCTCCGTCGCCGCTGCGCTACTTCTCGTCGCCTTCGGCATGCGCGGCGGCAACGACGCCGCCGTCGGCGTGGTCATGGCCTTCGGAATGGGTATCTCGGTGCTCTTCCTCTACCTCTACCCCGGCAACTCGACGATCGCGATGTCCCTGCTCACCGGGCAGATCGTCGGCGTGACCGGGGCGGGCGTGCGCTCGTTGGCCATCGCGACCGTGTTCGTGGTGGTGGCGGTCGCCATCATGTGGCGCCCCCTCGTGTTCGCCTCCGCCGACCCGGACGTCGCGGCCGCCGCCGGGGTGCGCGTGCGCCTCGTCGCCGCGGCCTTCGCCGTGCTGCTGGGAATCGCCGCGGCCGAGACCGTGCAGATCGTCGGCGCGCTTTTGGTGATGTCCCTGCTCATCGCCCCCGGAGCGAGCGCCGTGGCCATCACCGCGAACCCGCTCGCGGCCGTGGCATGGTCGGTGCTGTTCGCCGAGGTCGCCGCCGTGGGCGGCATCCTCCTCTCGCTCGCCCCGGGCCTGCCCGTGAGCGTCATGGTCTCCTTCATCTCCTTCGCCATCTACCTCGTGTGCCGCCTGGTCGGCGGGCGCAGGGCACGACGCATCCAGGCAACGGGCTAA
- a CDS encoding response regulator transcription factor, with protein MADNNQGVKVLVVDDEPNIVELLTVSLKFQGFEVESAESGQEALKIAREFRPDAYILDVMMPGMDGFELLGKLRSEGLDGPILFLTAKDAVEDRIHGLTIGADDYVTKPFSLEEVITRLRVILRRGNVTAGEEEDATLRYADLTLNDDTHEVTKGGEIIDLSPTEFNLLRYLMLNSEVVLSKAKILDNVWHYDFGGDGNVVESYISYLRRKIDTGDVPLIHTVRGVGYVLRTPRQ; from the coding sequence ATGGCAGATAACAACCAGGGCGTGAAGGTCCTCGTCGTCGACGACGAGCCCAACATCGTCGAACTTCTCACCGTGTCCCTCAAGTTCCAGGGATTCGAGGTGGAAAGCGCCGAATCCGGCCAGGAGGCGCTGAAGATCGCGCGCGAGTTCCGGCCCGACGCCTACATTCTCGACGTCATGATGCCGGGCATGGACGGCTTCGAGCTGCTGGGCAAGCTGCGCTCGGAAGGCCTCGACGGCCCCATCCTCTTCCTCACCGCGAAGGATGCGGTGGAAGACCGCATCCACGGCCTGACCATCGGCGCCGACGACTACGTGACCAAACCCTTCTCCCTCGAAGAGGTGATCACCCGCCTGCGCGTGATCCTGCGCCGCGGCAACGTCACGGCCGGCGAGGAGGAGGACGCGACGCTGCGCTACGCCGACCTGACGCTCAACGACGACACCCACGAGGTGACCAAGGGCGGCGAGATCATTGATCTGTCCCCCACGGAGTTCAACCTTCTGCGCTACCTCATGCTCAACTCCGAAGTCGTGCTGTCGAAGGCGAAGATCCTGGACAACGTGTGGCACTACGATTTCGGCGGCGACGGCAACGTGGTGGAGTCCTACATCTCCTACCTGCGCCGCAAGATCGACACCGGCGACGTGCCGTTGATCCACACGGTCCGCGGCGTGGGCTACGTCCTGCGCACCCCGCGCCAGTAA
- a CDS encoding metal ABC transporter ATP-binding protein: MIARLIDATVEPLWSNITLDIAAGEMIAVLGPNGSGKSTLLNCLAGIRRLQSGRVEVNGRLGLIPQQRMFDRDLPLRAGDLVSLALGHGVLRNRRVNRDAVDELLASVGAGHLADARVGALSGGQQQLVRQAQALAKNPEILLADEPFLSLDVARQRETVERFRALDAAVLMVTHSIDPVVDVVDRILYIGPQGHVLGPVEDVLDSSVLSDLYGAPVDVVTVRGKTVIV; encoded by the coding sequence GTGATAGCGCGGCTTATCGACGCCACAGTCGAGCCGCTCTGGAGCAACATCACCCTCGACATCGCCGCGGGGGAAATGATCGCCGTCCTCGGGCCCAACGGCTCGGGGAAGTCGACCCTGCTCAACTGCCTCGCCGGGATCCGCCGCCTACAATCGGGGCGCGTCGAGGTCAACGGCCGCCTCGGGCTGATCCCGCAGCAACGCATGTTCGACCGCGACCTTCCCCTGCGCGCCGGCGACCTCGTCTCCCTCGCGCTCGGGCACGGCGTGTTGCGCAACCGGCGGGTCAACCGCGACGCGGTCGACGAGCTTCTCGCCTCCGTCGGCGCGGGCCACCTCGCCGACGCGCGGGTGGGGGCTCTGTCGGGCGGGCAGCAGCAGCTGGTGCGCCAGGCGCAAGCCCTGGCGAAGAACCCGGAGATCCTGCTCGCCGACGAGCCCTTCCTCTCCCTCGACGTCGCCCGCCAGCGCGAGACCGTGGAGCGCTTCCGCGCGCTCGACGCGGCGGTGCTCATGGTGACGCACTCCATTGACCCCGTCGTCGACGTGGTCGACCGCATCCTGTACATCGGCCCGCAGGGCCACGTCCTCGGCCCCGTCGAGGACGTGCTGGATTCCTCCGTGCTCAGCGACCTCTACGGCGCCCCCGTCGACGTGGTCACGGTGCGCGGCAAGACGGTGATCGTGTGA
- a CDS encoding alpha,alpha-trehalose-phosphate synthase (UDP-forming), producing MTGDNSFVIVANRLPVDRADTGSGWEISPGGLVAALAPVLRHHDGCWVGWPGEADTQVEPFEFDGIRLHPVSLSAHDFENFYEGFSNSSLWPLYHDLIVTPRYEAEWWESYCDVNRRFAEAAAAVAAPDAVVWVQDYQLQLVPGLLRALRPDLTIGFFLHIPFPGPDIFRQLPWREEITRGLSGCDLIGFQRAEDEENFRTLMGEDAPRTGTFPISIDPSSVSRGGPGDVDTLRASLGHPRTLLLGVDRLDYTKGIVQRLLAFENLLEQGVLDDAVVVQVATPSRERIDHYRQTRREVEETVGRINGRFGDVGRPVVHYIHRAVPKERLGVFYAAADIMLVTPYKDGMNLVAKEYVSCHPDGSGALVLSEFAGAAVELHQAFLCNPFDLTSVEDAIRAAAAGDEDAMRAMHAWVTEHDVQRWAADFLEAL from the coding sequence ATGACCGGGGACAACAGCTTCGTCATCGTCGCCAACCGGCTCCCCGTCGACCGCGCAGACACGGGCTCCGGCTGGGAAATCTCCCCCGGCGGGCTCGTCGCTGCGCTGGCCCCCGTGCTGCGCCACCACGACGGCTGCTGGGTCGGCTGGCCCGGGGAGGCCGACACGCAGGTCGAGCCCTTCGAGTTCGACGGCATCCGGCTCCACCCGGTCTCCCTCAGCGCCCACGACTTTGAGAACTTCTACGAGGGCTTTTCCAACTCCTCCTTGTGGCCGCTCTACCACGACCTGATTGTCACGCCGCGCTACGAGGCCGAGTGGTGGGAGTCATACTGCGACGTCAACCGCCGCTTCGCCGAGGCCGCGGCTGCCGTCGCCGCGCCGGACGCCGTGGTGTGGGTGCAGGACTACCAGCTCCAGCTCGTGCCCGGTCTGCTGCGCGCGCTGCGCCCCGACCTCACCATCGGGTTCTTCCTGCACATCCCTTTCCCCGGCCCCGACATCTTCCGCCAGCTGCCGTGGCGCGAGGAGATCACCCGCGGCCTGAGCGGCTGCGACCTTATCGGCTTCCAGCGCGCCGAAGACGAGGAGAACTTCCGCACCCTCATGGGCGAGGATGCGCCGCGCACCGGCACGTTCCCGATCTCCATCGACCCGTCCTCGGTCTCCCGGGGCGGTCCGGGGGACGTCGATACGCTGCGCGCGAGCCTGGGCCACCCGCGGACCCTGCTTCTCGGGGTGGACCGCCTCGACTACACCAAGGGGATCGTGCAGCGGCTGCTTGCCTTCGAGAACCTGCTTGAGCAGGGTGTGCTTGACGACGCCGTCGTGGTGCAAGTGGCCACCCCCTCGCGCGAGAGGATCGACCACTACCGGCAGACGCGCCGCGAGGTCGAGGAAACCGTGGGCCGGATCAACGGGCGCTTCGGCGACGTCGGCCGGCCCGTGGTGCACTACATTCACCGCGCCGTGCCCAAGGAGCGCCTCGGCGTGTTCTACGCCGCGGCCGACATCATGCTGGTCACCCCCTACAAGGACGGCATGAACCTGGTGGCCAAGGAGTACGTCTCCTGCCACCCGGACGGTTCGGGCGCGCTCGTGCTCTCCGAGTTCGCCGGGGCCGCCGTCGAGCTGCACCAGGCCTTCTTGTGCAACCCCTTCGACCTCACCTCGGTGGAAGATGCCATCCGCGCCGCAGCCGCGGGCGATGAGGACGCGATGCGCGCCATGCACGCATGGGTCACCGAGCACGACGTCCAGCGCTGGGCAGCGGACTTTCTGGAGGCCCTGTGA
- a CDS encoding metal ABC transporter solute-binding protein, Zn/Mn family: protein MTKFSLKRPFAGALAAATAAATLVACSPDNEQDSAAPAEEQQTEDTIATTQVWADVASSVLDREVGAVIDNPSIDPHDYEPTAADHARIESADLVIANGGSYDVGLYTAADPANIISALPLVEDDGHGHDHDHEHDHEHDHEGEAEGEHDHGHEHGHDHAHDENEHIWYSTEAVRSVGHEIAETAGGDTSELDAQLDAIKGDIEDLPDARVAQVHPIADALIEESSLQLVTPESYRSATLNHTEPPTAAVAEFIDLIEAGEIDVVIFSPQSVNASAQLIVDAAQENNVPIVEVYETPPNGENFLDYFAAVVGDIEQAVS, encoded by the coding sequence ATGACAAAGTTTAGCTTAAAGCGCCCCTTCGCGGGCGCTCTCGCAGCAGCAACGGCAGCGGCCACCCTCGTGGCCTGCTCCCCCGACAACGAGCAGGACAGCGCCGCTCCCGCCGAGGAGCAGCAGACGGAGGACACAATCGCCACCACGCAGGTGTGGGCGGACGTCGCCAGCTCCGTCCTCGACCGCGAGGTCGGCGCGGTGATTGACAACCCCTCCATCGACCCCCACGACTACGAGCCGACCGCCGCGGATCACGCCCGCATCGAGTCCGCTGACCTGGTCATCGCCAACGGCGGCTCCTACGATGTCGGCCTCTACACGGCCGCCGACCCCGCGAACATTATCTCCGCGCTCCCGCTCGTCGAGGACGACGGCCATGGCCACGACCACGATCATGAGCACGATCATGAGCACGACCACGAGGGCGAGGCCGAGGGCGAGCACGATCACGGCCACGAGCACGGGCACGATCACGCGCACGACGAAAACGAGCACATCTGGTACTCCACCGAGGCCGTGCGCTCGGTGGGCCACGAGATTGCCGAGACCGCCGGCGGCGACACCTCCGAGCTCGACGCCCAGCTCGACGCCATCAAGGGCGACATCGAGGACCTGCCCGACGCCCGCGTCGCCCAGGTCCACCCCATCGCCGACGCGCTCATCGAGGAATCCTCCCTCCAGCTGGTCACGCCCGAGTCCTACCGCAGCGCCACGCTGAACCACACGGAGCCGCCGACGGCCGCGGTCGCGGAGTTCATCGACCTCATCGAGGCCGGCGAGATCGACGTCGTCATCTTCAGCCCGCAGAGCGTCAACGCCTCCGCCCAGCTCATCGTCGACGCCGCCCAAGAAAACAACGTGCCCATCGTCGAGGTCTACGAGACCCCGCCGAACGGTGAGAACTTCCTCGACTACTTCGCCGCCGTCGTCGGCGACATCGAGCAGGCCGTTTCGTGA
- a CDS encoding sensor histidine kinase — MAARNLTPGQGASRIPLQKSLVGVVLLVSVLSMALSFTAVYFLMRGLLYQRADDALATGMDTWVGQPAPWPNLGAPSEFTQALYEPALDTTFNYSISSDPPDYSQMKGEGPQTITSIKGREPERYYRALARRNDDGSVQFVAKSLDSERRLLTSLAIVELSIGGIALIFAAFAGNYSVRRALAPLRDVENTALAIADGDISRRVPSWPRETEVGKISYAVNTMVTQLQGSVEASQAKEEQMRRFVGDASHELRTPLTSIRGFAELYHSGMVTDADMVLSKIDQESGRMKLLVEDLLALTRAEGARLDKRSVDMLELCSSAVDSARAAFPERQVSVTNDSLSSPMVEGDPDRLHQVMLNLITNAFKHAGSEASVAITLRKNLDKVFIDVADDGVGMAPEDADHIFDRFYRADTSRNRASGGGSGLGLAITKSLVEQHGGAISVRTAPGQGSTFTISLPMLHENSPRA; from the coding sequence ATGGCCGCGCGGAACCTCACTCCCGGTCAGGGGGCCAGCCGGATCCCCCTGCAGAAGAGCCTCGTCGGGGTCGTCCTCCTGGTGTCGGTGCTGAGCATGGCGCTCAGCTTCACCGCCGTGTATTTCCTCATGCGCGGCCTGCTGTATCAGCGCGCCGACGACGCTTTGGCGACCGGCATGGACACGTGGGTGGGGCAGCCCGCTCCGTGGCCGAACCTCGGTGCGCCGAGCGAGTTCACGCAGGCGCTGTACGAGCCCGCCCTGGACACTACGTTCAACTACTCCATCAGCTCCGACCCGCCGGACTATTCGCAGATGAAGGGGGAGGGTCCGCAGACGATCACCTCGATCAAAGGGCGGGAGCCGGAGCGCTACTACCGCGCTTTGGCCAGGCGCAACGACGACGGAAGTGTGCAGTTTGTGGCCAAGTCCCTCGACTCCGAGCGACGGCTGCTCACCTCGCTGGCCATCGTGGAGCTCAGCATCGGCGGCATCGCGCTGATCTTCGCGGCCTTCGCGGGCAACTACTCCGTTCGCCGGGCTCTCGCCCCGCTTCGCGACGTCGAGAATACCGCCCTGGCCATCGCCGACGGCGACATCTCGCGCCGCGTGCCGTCGTGGCCGCGCGAGACGGAGGTGGGCAAGATCTCGTACGCGGTGAACACGATGGTGACCCAGCTGCAGGGCTCGGTGGAGGCGTCCCAGGCGAAGGAGGAGCAGATGCGCCGCTTCGTCGGCGACGCCTCCCACGAGCTGCGCACGCCGCTAACCAGCATCCGCGGGTTCGCTGAGCTCTACCACTCCGGCATGGTCACGGACGCCGACATGGTGCTCAGCAAGATCGACCAGGAATCCGGGCGGATGAAGCTGCTCGTCGAAGACCTCCTCGCGCTCACGCGCGCCGAGGGGGCGCGGTTGGACAAGCGCAGCGTGGATATGCTTGAGCTGTGCTCGTCGGCGGTCGACTCCGCGCGCGCGGCCTTCCCGGAACGGCAGGTCAGCGTGACCAACGACAGCCTGTCGTCCCCCATGGTCGAGGGGGACCCGGACCGTCTGCACCAGGTGATGCTCAACCTCATCACTAACGCCTTCAAACACGCCGGGTCCGAGGCCTCGGTGGCGATTACGCTGCGTAAGAACCTGGACAAGGTGTTCATCGATGTCGCCGACGACGGCGTCGGCATGGCACCGGAGGACGCCGACCACATCTTCGACCGCTTTTACCGTGCGGATACCTCGCGCAACCGCGCCAGCGGCGGCGGCTCCGGGCTGGGACTTGCCATCACGAAGTCGCTCGTGGAGCAGCACGGCGGTGCCATCTCCGTGCGTACCGCCCCGGGCCAGGGCTCCACCTTCACCATCTCCCTGCCGATGCTCCACGAAAACTCCCCGCGGGCTTGA
- a CDS encoding LacI family DNA-binding transcriptional regulator: protein MSRRPAPGEYPRATPRAPAKTHPRATLDSIARELGVSRTTVSNAYNRPDQLSPELRQLILGTARELGYPGPNPTARSLRTARSGAVGVILTERLAYAFEDHASVDFLAGLAAANDVSLTLIPVGPGEGPSPNRDSVANAIVDGFVVYSVPAGDPHLKAARERGLPVVVCDQPATLSGVPYVGIDDAAAIEPAARSLVSAGHRRIGILTKRLFSRPRDGAVTRAELETSDMHVQRNRVRGALEVFRAAGIAEVPIVNRHFNDVASAADGARELIGAHPDLTAVLCTTDSMALGVLEAFGDRVPRDLSVTGFDGIAAARYLGLTTVEQPNTRKGREVGRVLRQLIDAPAAPPAPRTILPTQFVPGRTVSAPRERPRGL from the coding sequence ATGTCACGCCGCCCCGCGCCCGGCGAGTACCCCCGGGCCACGCCGCGAGCTCCCGCGAAAACGCACCCGAGAGCAACGCTGGACTCCATCGCCCGCGAGCTCGGGGTGTCGCGCACGACGGTGTCCAACGCCTACAACCGGCCCGACCAGCTCTCGCCCGAGCTGCGCCAGCTCATCCTCGGCACGGCCCGCGAGCTGGGCTACCCGGGGCCGAACCCCACGGCGCGCTCGCTGCGGACCGCCCGCTCGGGGGCGGTCGGCGTCATCTTGACCGAGCGCCTCGCCTACGCCTTCGAGGACCACGCCTCCGTCGACTTCCTCGCCGGCCTCGCGGCGGCGAACGACGTCTCCCTCACGCTGATCCCCGTCGGCCCGGGGGAGGGGCCCTCGCCCAACCGGGACTCCGTCGCCAACGCCATCGTGGACGGCTTCGTCGTCTACTCGGTGCCCGCGGGCGACCCGCACCTGAAGGCGGCGCGGGAGCGCGGCCTCCCGGTCGTCGTCTGCGACCAGCCCGCGACTCTCAGCGGCGTGCCCTACGTGGGCATCGACGACGCGGCCGCGATCGAGCCGGCGGCGCGTTCGCTCGTGAGCGCCGGCCACCGGCGCATCGGCATCCTGACCAAGCGCCTGTTCAGCCGCCCCCGCGACGGGGCCGTCACCCGAGCGGAGCTCGAGACCTCCGACATGCACGTTCAGCGCAACCGCGTCCGCGGGGCCCTCGAGGTTTTCCGCGCCGCGGGGATCGCGGAGGTGCCCATCGTGAATAGGCACTTCAACGACGTGGCCTCCGCCGCCGACGGCGCGCGCGAGCTGATCGGCGCCCACCCGGACCTCACCGCCGTGCTGTGTACCACCGACTCGATGGCGCTCGGCGTCCTCGAGGCCTTCGGCGACCGCGTCCCCCGCGACCTGTCGGTGACCGGCTTCGACGGCATCGCCGCCGCGCGCTACCTCGGCCTGACCACCGTGGAGCAGCCCAACACGCGCAAGGGCCGCGAGGTGGGCCGCGTGCTCCGCCAGCTTATCGACGCCCCCGCCGCGCCCCCCGCCCCCCGCACGATCCTGCCCACCCAGTTCGTGCCGGGCCGCACCGTCAGCGCCCCGCGCGAGCGGCCGCGAGGTCTGTGA